Sequence from the Planktothrix tepida PCC 9214 genome:
TGTAATATTTTAATCCGCCTTCTTTTCAAAAAAAAATTAGACCTGACCTGTGATCCCCGAAAGATGATACAATAACTGGGCTTAGAATCAGCTATTATGGATACAAATCATTTATTTCTAGCATTTCAATTTACTTCTCCCGGCCCCATTATCTTTGAAATTGGGCCGTTATCAATTCGGTGGTATGGCTTGTTAATTGCCTCTGCCGTCTTAATTGGAGTTTCCTTGTCTCAGTATCTAGCCAGCCGTCGCCAAATTGATCCTGAACTCATCGGGGATTTAGCAATTTGGTTAGTGATTGCGGCAATTCCTTGTGCGAGATTGTATTATGTGGCATTTGAGTGGGAAAGTTATGTTAATAATCCCGCTAATATTATTGCCATTTGGAAGGGAGGAATTGCCATTCATGGGGCAATTTTAGGCGGTTTAATTGCAACTTTATTATTTGCAAAAATCAAACAAATTCCTTTTTGGCAATTAGCCGATATCGTTGCACCTTCGTTAATTTTAGGTCAAGCCATTGGACGTTGGGGTAACTTTTTTAATTCCGAAGCCTTTGGTGATCCAACGGATTTACCTTGGAAACTTTATATTCCCCCCGAACGTCGTCCTTTTGGGTTTGAATCCTACGAGTATTTTCACCCCACTTTTCTGTATGAATCCCTCTGGAATTTAATGGTATTTACTTTATTAATTACCTTATTCTTTCGAGGGTTAAAAAGTAAACCGCCCCTGAAGCCTGGAACAATCTTTCTGGTTTATTTATGTGCCTATAGTTCAGGTCGAATTTGGATTGAAGGGTTACGCACGGATAGTTTAATGTTGGGGCCTTTAAAAATTGCTCAATTCGTCAGTTTAAGTGGAATTATCTTAGGATTATTCGGCTTAATTTGGTTATATGGATTGAAGCGAACGTTACCGGATGTTGTGCCGAAATCTCATTCCTCTAATTCTTAAATAGAAAAAGCCCTAGACTCGATAGCCAGGGCATTAACCA
This genomic interval carries:
- the lgt gene encoding prolipoprotein diacylglyceryl transferase, translated to MDTNHLFLAFQFTSPGPIIFEIGPLSIRWYGLLIASAVLIGVSLSQYLASRRQIDPELIGDLAIWLVIAAIPCARLYYVAFEWESYVNNPANIIAIWKGGIAIHGAILGGLIATLLFAKIKQIPFWQLADIVAPSLILGQAIGRWGNFFNSEAFGDPTDLPWKLYIPPERRPFGFESYEYFHPTFLYESLWNLMVFTLLITLFFRGLKSKPPLKPGTIFLVYLCAYSSGRIWIEGLRTDSLMLGPLKIAQFVSLSGIILGLFGLIWLYGLKRTLPDVVPKSHSSNS